From a region of the Arvicanthis niloticus isolate mArvNil1 chromosome 6, mArvNil1.pat.X, whole genome shotgun sequence genome:
- the LOC117711270 gene encoding olfactory receptor 2V1 translates to MRSFSKGSFCQCLPHTQETHQNVTVNHRAMGIWLNESSIDGFILLGIFSQSQTDLLLFSVVMLVFTVALCGNVLLILLIYTDPRLHTPMYFFLSQLSLMDLMLVCNIVPKMAVNFLSGRKSISFAGCGIQIGFFVSLVGSEGLLLGLMAYDRYVAISHPLHYPILMSQRVCLQIAGSSWAFGILDGIIQMVAAMSLPYCGSRYVDHFFCEVPALLKLACADTSLFDTLLFACCVFMLLLPFSIIVTSYARILGAVLRMHSAQSRKKALATCSSHLTTVSLFYGAAMFIYLRPRRYRAPSHDKVVSIFYTVLTPMLNPLIYSLRNREVMGALRKGLDRCKVGSQH, encoded by the exons atgagAAGTTTTTCCAAAGGGTCTTTCTGCCAGTGTTTGCCTCACACACAGGAGACCCACCAAAAC GTGACTGTGAACCACCGAGCCATGGGAATATGGCTGAACGAATCATCTATAGATGGGTTCATCCTTCTAGGCATCTTCTCCCAGAGCCAGACTgaccttctcctcttctctgtggTCATGCTGGTCTTCACAGTGGCGCTCTGTGGAAAtgttctcctcatcctcctcatctaCACTGACCCCCGACTTCatacccccatgtacttcttcctcagtcAGCTCTCCCTCATGGACCTCATGCTGGTCTGTAACATTGTGCCAAAAATGGCAGTCAACTTCCTGTCTGGCAGGAAGTCCATCTCCTTTGCCGGTTGTGGCATACAAATTGGATTTTTTGTCTCTCTTGTGGGATCGGAAGGTCTCTTGTTAGGACTCATGGCTtatgatcgctatgtggccatcAGCCACCCACTTCACTATCCCATTCTCATGAGCCAACGGGTCTGTCTTCAGATTGCTGGAAGTTCCTGGGCTTTTGGGATCCTTGATGGCATAATTCAGATGGTGGCAGCCATGAGCCTGCCCTACTGTGGCTCACGGTATGTAGATCACTTCTTCTGTGAGGTGCCGGCTTTACTGAAGCTGGCCTGTGCAGACACATCCCTTTTCGACACCCTGCTCTTTGCTTGCTGTGTCTTTATGctgcttcttcctttctccatcaTTGTGACTTCCTATGCTCGCATCTTGGGGGCCGTGCTCCGTATGCACTCTGCTCAATCCCGAAAAAAGGCTCTGGCCACCTGTTCCTCCCACCTGACAACTGTCTCTCTCTTCTATGGGGCAGCCATGTTTATCTACCTGAGGCCAAGGCGATATCGCGCTCCGAGCCATGACAAAGTTGTCTCAATCTTCTACACAGTTCTTACTCCTATGCTCAACCCCCTCATTTATAGCTTGAGGAACAGGGAGGTGATGGGGGCATTGCGGAAAGGGCTGGACCGCTGCAAGGTTGGCAGCCAGCATTGA